The segment ccggaaatgaaaaaatagttcccaacaaaaaaaaatgtcaccGGTAATTTTGTACAACATTTCttgaagaaatattttgaattgagCGCTCGACTATACTAGCTATCATCAAAGTGTTACTTTGATTTTACTAATGGACAATTTGTTATTTCAGAATCCTCTGAAAGTCTTTGGCTCTTGTACGGATTTGTACGCAGACTGTATTAGTGGGTCCCACGACATTCACCCCTTTTCTCCATATAAACGGACATGGATAAACTGGTAATCCTACATCAGCCTTGGTGAAATTAGTGGGTGAATTGCAATTGCCACATCTTGTTTAGTGTTCATGGATTCATCCATATTTTTCCTCTTTGGAGTTGGCCTGTGAAATGTCAAGTACCCTGTCACGGCAATATACTCATCCGCGTCTTCCTCGGGTATAGTTGGTAAAGGCTGCCCCCATTTGATGCTGTATAAGGGATTCTCTGTGAGTTTTAATCTACACAGATAGTTCTTGTTCTGATCATTATGCTTGATCAACCCCTCTTCTAATTTAACGTGTCTCACGGATATTTTGCTGGAAAAGGAATAAAACAACTATGTTAAATTGTGAGCATGCATCCTACcaaattagaaaattaaaattgatgacTTTGTAATAATCTTGACCATGGGGAGTCGAAAAGggtatatttaaaaacaatgaagttCGTGTACCTTGTGTTCAGAACAACTATCAATCCACAGGCAACCAGAAACATTACACAGATAGATCCCCACACTACGACCAACactgaaaaaaaccaaaatctaTTGTAagcatcttttttaaaaaaaacctttttaaagTTTCAATAAATGCCAAATCTGACTACTACTAGATAGTTCCTGTTCTGGACTAAGTAATTGGTTGTCTACCTGTATCATTGTTGCGCTCTTGTCGTTCTGTCTCCATTTCGTTGCTTGTTGAcgtgttgtttttgttgttgattttgttattgtttttcccatctgaagcaaaaaaaaaatagacatgtacatgtaacatttccttttttgttCGAACACCAAAGGTGTAGCAAACGAGTATACTTTTCTTTCGTTTTATTAACGTTACCATTTTTCTTACCCTTATTCTCTATGATGCTACCCTGTGGTCTCCAAAATCTGACGACGGCGAATGATTCCGTAACGACGATCATACAGAGCAATACAACAAGGAAAGAGATTCTCTGGGAGGCCATGTCCAGGGCTAAACAGGATGTCAACTGAAGCTCCATGTCCCCCTGCTTGTTGTTTTATACTCTCGCAGGACAAACTTGACTTTTGGGTCATCGTAGCTGTGCATGAAATACGTAAAACACCAATGTCAATTCCCCCGTATGATGCGCCCATGTTGTCCTAATCCTCCATACTTCAGCTCTCCAGTGATAACAGGGCATTGACTCGGCCAATATTTGAGAATATGTCGGTGAACTTTGATTTAGCGTGTCAACCGCCgagtttaatatttatttgtactTTGTAAGAAGATATCagtaaataatttctttagaCGATGATTCAAACCAATGTGACATGTTTTATGTATATCTGTTCTTCAAGAATTCATGCGTACTTGATGTTGATTTGTCGACCATTTTATGAACCAAGGGAAATATAAATAGTTTAAATCTAATTTATGAACTTCGATTCAAACAACGTGATACTAATATGAATGTATTCTCGAGTATAAATTTTAAGGTCATAATTTTTCCAAATGCTAAGTCgtgatttttaagttttatatgtaatattctgcatttataaaaaaagaaattgtaaaaatacTCAACATTACCGATGATTCCAATACAGCAAGTTGTCCCAACACTGCTCGGTGAAGTCCCTGCTACAACCCTGTCCTCGTCAGGTTTACTATATAACCAGCTATAGATTACAATACTTTGACTGCAAGATGCGCAGTATATAATACTACAATCGTCGCAATAAGTGATTTGTTCACTTTTGCTAAAGTAGGCCCGCATCGCTATTCGAACGTTGCATATATATCTTTTGATTGACGAATATTCCTGCACTGATCTAAAGGGGTCGGGGAAATGGGGAGTTTTTCTAACATGTTGTAAACTCATACGAATGAGCCAAAGTTCAAtcgggttattttttttttaattattcaattatgctttattgtctttttgtttatacgtcaacatatatatgtaaaaggGTTAGATAGtcgttaccattttttaaaatatattgatttccttttAAAGAAGAGCTCATAGactgtataaagatataagaaaatagtcaaattatatgacatttttctttactaaataatagtttgcAACTAAACAAACATCGTCCAAAATTTTAAGATAGATCTGAAAGATAATTtggttgaccatccagcctccttactACATTGACACTGGTTATGTTTATTTAG is part of the Magallana gigas chromosome 3, xbMagGiga1.1, whole genome shotgun sequence genome and harbors:
- the LOC105340552 gene encoding uncharacterized protein, giving the protein MELQLTSCLALDMASQRISFLVVLLCMIVVTESFAVVRFWRPQGSIIENKDGKNNNKINNKNNTSTSNEMETERQERNNDTVLVVVWGSICVMFLVACGLIVVLNTSKISVRHVKLEEGLIKHNDQNKNYLCRLKLTENPLYSIKWGQPLPTIPEEDADEYIAVTGYLTFHRPTPKRKNMDESMNTKQDVAIAIHPLISPRLM